The genomic region CACCCCCAGCTTCGATGCGGCCTCCGCGAGCCGGTTTTCAAAGTGCTGCTGATCCAGGTTGCTGGTGTAGCGCAGCCGTCGCGTCAAAACTTGAATTTGCCACCAAGTGTAGCCCAAAGCGTAAAAGTCACTCGCACCGATGTCCCTTTGACCGGATCGACCAAAAGAATCCGAACTCGTATTCCAAAAATTTTGATCGTCCGAACGATACCCCAGCGCCTCGCACGCGGCAGCAATTTTACGAACCGCGTCAGCGCGATCGGCCACCTCGATCACGACATCGTTCAAGAAGTTTTCGTCGCCGTGCGCCTCCAACTCCCGATCAATCACGCCGTGGGATTCAGCGACAAGGCAATCCCGGATCTCGCTGGCGATTTCCGTCAAACTCGCCTGAGGCACGATAATTAGGCGATATTTTGCTTCCGCGTGATCGCTCGCGGGCTGGCTGAACACATCCTGGTCGTCGCTTCGTACAGCACGAACGGGCGCCGGTAATTCGTCGGCGCGGTACCACGCAGGTTGCCTTCCGGTCGCCGCAATCAGGCGTGGATGCCAGGCCGCGGTCAGCCCACCGAGTAGACTTCGAGCCGCGTCTGAACTTAAACGTGAGGGGAAATCTTCGATACTGTTGCATGGAATCACCACACAACACTCGGCAAAAGGCAGCATGAGCGACTAAAATTTGACGTAGAGGGAGGAAAACGAGATACTAATCAGTATGCCAGCGCACTGGCACCTCCCGCACTCACTAATCTCTTTTCTACTCACGATCGTTCCAAGGCAATCCATGGCAGGCTCCGCCGGTGTTTGGGGAATTGAAATCGGGCAAAGCGCCCTGAAGGCACTCCACTGTGTCAAAAAAGGCGACGAAATTGTCGCTGACGCTTTCGATTTCATTGAATACCCCAAAATTCTAAGTCAGCCCGACGCCAACCCCGACGAGATGATCGCTGAGGCGTTGACCCAATTGGTTGAGCGTAATGACGCCATCCGAGACAAGGTCTGCATCAGCGTGCCGGGGCAAAGCGGCTTGGCTAAATTCTTCAAACCGCCACCGGTGGACCTGAAGAAGATCGCTGACATTGTTCGCTACGAAGCGAAACAACAGATCCCGTTCGAGCTGTCCGACGTGATCTGGGATTACCAGATGATGCCGGGTGCCGTCATCCAGGAAGGCTACGCACTGGAAAGCGAAGTCGGTCTGTTCGCAATGAAACGCGACCAGGCGTACCGCCAAATGGCGCCTTTCCAGGAAGCGGACCTGCAGGTCGATGCGATCCAGTTGGCGCCCATCGCGTTGTACAACGCGGTCGCCTACGATCGCATGCACGAACGGATCGATACGGAAGAGTTCGACGTCGACAATCCACCGACATCCACGGTGATCTTGTCGATCGGTACGGACTCCAGCGACTTGATCATCACCAATGGATTCCGCATCTGGCAACGCAGCATGCCGATCGGCGGTAATCACTTCACACGCCAATTGACCAAGGATCTTAAGCTTACCTTCGCCAAGGCCGAGCACCTCAAACGCAACGCCCGCGAAGCAGTTGACCCCAAGCTGGTTTTCCAAACCATGCGACCAGTCTTCAACGACTTGGTCACCGAAGTGCAACGGTCCATCGGCTTCTTCCGTAGCATGGACAAGAAGGCGGAAATCGTCGAACTGCTCGTGACGGGCAACACCGTCAAGATGCCAGGTCTGGCCGCTTACCTCGGTAAAAACCTTGGCTACGAAGTCCAAGTGCTAGACCGCTTCAGCCGGCTGACGGGCGAAGACGTTCTGTCGATGCCAACCTTCCGCGACAACTCACCCACATTCGCAGTCTGCTATGGATTGTGCTTGCAGGGTCTGGACATGGGCCAGGTGCACACCACCTTGGTGCCCAAGGAAATCCTGACGCAACGAATGATTCGCGCCAAGAAACCTTGGACGCTGCTTGGCCTGACTGCACTGATGTTGGGAACCTCGGTGCAATATGCACTCACTCAGCGATCATGGGCCACGACGCACGAAAACGTGTGGAAGGGTGCATCATCAGCCGTGTCGCAGATGACAACGTACAGCAGCGATGAAAAGAGCAAGGATGCAACGCTGGAAAACCGTTTGGCGTTCCTAAACAGCCTCGGCGAGGAAGTTTCGGGCAACGTTGAAGAGCGGCTGATTTGGCTAGAAATGCTGAAAGCGGTGAACATGTTGATCCCGCGTGAAGACTATCCCGAGGGCAAAATCCCGTCGCCGACCGAAGTGCCGCTCGAAGACCGAATCGATTTCCATATCACGCAAATCGAAACCAAAAAGCTGACCGACTTGGCACTCTGGTACACGCCGATCGTGGATCAGCGGTACAAAGAAGAAATGCGTAACTGGGCGCGGACCATGAAGCGGACGCTTCCCGATGAATTCGCGACCGATACTGGCCC from Neorhodopirellula lusitana harbors:
- the pilM gene encoding type IV pilus assembly protein PilM, whose protein sequence is MAGSAGVWGIEIGQSALKALHCVKKGDEIVADAFDFIEYPKILSQPDANPDEMIAEALTQLVERNDAIRDKVCISVPGQSGLAKFFKPPPVDLKKIADIVRYEAKQQIPFELSDVIWDYQMMPGAVIQEGYALESEVGLFAMKRDQAYRQMAPFQEADLQVDAIQLAPIALYNAVAYDRMHERIDTEEFDVDNPPTSTVILSIGTDSSDLIITNGFRIWQRSMPIGGNHFTRQLTKDLKLTFAKAEHLKRNAREAVDPKLVFQTMRPVFNDLVTEVQRSIGFFRSMDKKAEIVELLVTGNTVKMPGLAAYLGKNLGYEVQVLDRFSRLTGEDVLSMPTFRDNSPTFAVCYGLCLQGLDMGQVHTTLVPKEILTQRMIRAKKPWTLLGLTALMLGTSVQYALTQRSWATTHENVWKGASSAVSQMTTYSSDEKSKDATLENRLAFLNSLGEEVSGNVEERLIWLEMLKAVNMLIPREDYPEGKIPSPTEVPLEDRIDFHITQIETKKLTDLALWYTPIVDQRYKEEMRNWARTMKRTLPDEFATDTGPTGEGWIVQLSGYHFYNSTDRMGLEGTNHVRKYLTTNFLEKPITLTGMDGEKLTFTPKEMGFSYPLQLDEKEATDVLIPNPDYDPASPSAMLTPPKGITGPKEIVAPNGETILYQPPTLRVRRLDFTFQFVWTPLALSERIKLKLEAEAAAEAEAAEMSGMESGDVAMN